A genome region from Pseudomonas helmanticensis includes the following:
- the aceK gene encoding bifunctional isocitrate dehydrogenase kinase/phosphatase: MPQQWPATDIARMILDGFDDYREHFRRITDGARERFEQARWQETQTASAARINLYEEKVGETIARLREYFDDEALMNVNCWPLVKSAYISVIDLRFDDELSETWYNSIFCGLFSHDLISDGCMFIHTTRPSLRRARAAQTRTYKPQGQLSGMLASIFADYRFSEDYADLSGDLQRLEAQLRENLPDWVCKDPELAVELFSSVLYRNKGAYLVGRIYTRDEQWPLVIPLLHREGRGIQIDALITDEADVSIIFSFTRSYFMVDVPVPAEFIGFLRRILPGKHIAELYTSIGFYKHGKSEFYRALINHLANTDDQFIMAPGVRGMVMSVFTLPGFNTVFKIIKDRFSPSKNVDRATVIEKYRLVKSVDRVGRMADTQEFADFRFPLTKFDPACLEELLEVAASTVSVEGDTVLIRHCWTERRMTPLNLYLENANDAQVREALEDYGLAIKQLAAANIFPGDMLLKNFGVTRHGRVVFYDYDEICFLTEANFRHIPAPRTPEDEMASEPWYSIGPLDVFPEEFPPFLFADSGQRKLFDQLHGELYNADYWKSLQEAIRAGKVIDVFPYRRKGLDNE, translated from the coding sequence ATGCCGCAGCAATGGCCAGCCACCGACATCGCCCGCATGATCCTCGATGGCTTTGACGATTACCGCGAGCATTTCCGCCGGATCACCGACGGCGCCCGCGAGCGCTTCGAGCAGGCGCGCTGGCAGGAGACGCAAACCGCGTCGGCGGCGCGGATCAATCTCTATGAAGAGAAGGTCGGCGAAACCATCGCCCGTCTGCGCGAATATTTCGACGACGAAGCGCTGATGAACGTCAATTGCTGGCCGCTGGTGAAAAGCGCCTATATCAGCGTCATCGACCTGCGCTTCGACGATGAGCTGTCCGAGACCTGGTACAACTCGATTTTCTGCGGCCTGTTCAGCCACGACCTGATCAGCGATGGCTGCATGTTCATCCACACCACGCGCCCGAGCCTGCGCCGTGCCCGCGCCGCGCAAACCCGCACCTACAAGCCACAAGGCCAGTTGTCGGGGATGCTCGCAAGCATCTTCGCCGACTACCGTTTCAGCGAGGATTACGCCGATTTGTCGGGCGACCTGCAGCGCCTTGAAGCGCAATTGCGCGAGAACCTGCCGGACTGGGTGTGCAAGGACCCGGAACTGGCCGTCGAGCTGTTTTCTTCAGTGTTGTACCGCAACAAGGGCGCGTACCTGGTCGGACGCATCTACACCCGCGACGAACAATGGCCTCTGGTGATTCCGTTGCTGCACCGCGAAGGGCGCGGGATTCAGATCGATGCGTTGATCACTGACGAAGCCGATGTGTCGATCATCTTCTCGTTCACCCGTTCGTATTTCATGGTCGATGTCCCGGTGCCGGCGGAGTTCATTGGCTTCCTGCGGCGCATCCTGCCGGGCAAGCACATCGCCGAGCTGTACACCTCGATCGGTTTCTACAAGCACGGTAAATCCGAGTTCTATCGTGCACTGATCAATCACCTGGCCAACACCGACGATCAATTCATCATGGCCCCGGGCGTGCGCGGCATGGTCATGAGCGTGTTCACCCTGCCGGGCTTCAACACCGTGTTCAAGATCATCAAGGATCGTTTCTCGCCATCGAAAAACGTCGACCGGGCGACGGTGATCGAGAAATACCGGCTGGTGAAAAGCGTCGACCGGGTAGGGCGCATGGCCGATACCCAGGAGTTCGCCGATTTCCGCTTTCCGCTGACCAAGTTTGATCCGGCGTGCCTTGAGGAGTTACTGGAAGTGGCCGCGTCGACGGTATCGGTCGAAGGCGATACGGTGCTGATTCGTCACTGCTGGACCGAGCGGCGAATGACCCCGCTCAACCTCTATCTGGAAAACGCCAACGACGCGCAGGTGCGCGAGGCGCTGGAGGATTATGGTCTGGCGATCAAGCAACTGGCGGCGGCGAACATCTTTCCCGGTGACATGCTGCTGAAGAACTTTGGCGTTACTCGTCACGGTCGGGTGGTGTTTTATGACTACGACGAGATCTGCTTCCTCACCGAAGCCAACTTCCGCCACATTCCTGCGCCGCGCACTCCTGAAGACGAAATGGCCTCCGAACCGTGGTACTCGATCGGACCGCTGGACGTGTTCCCCGAGGAATTTCCACCGTTCCTGTTCGCCGATTCCGGGCAGCGCAAGTTGTTCGATCAACTGCATGGCGAGCTGTACAACGCCGATTACTGGAAGAGCCTGCAAGAGGCGATTCGCGCCGGCAAAGTCATCGACGTCTTCCCGTACCGCCGCAAAGGCCTCGATAACGAATAG
- a CDS encoding DMT family transporter has translation MSPVDMFRMLSLAAIWGASFLFMRVIAPVIGSIPTAFFRVSIAAAGLLVILGLMRISWDFKGKLKTVMLLGVINSGLPATLYSVAAQVLPAGYSAIFNATTPLMGVLIGALFFSEKLTIAKFSGVFLGLVGVGVLTRAGPVAFDLQLLMGALACLLATTCYGFAGFLARRWLDQAGGLDPRLSALGSMLGATLFLLPLFGYSVITAPPASWGGWNVWLSLLGLGLGCTAFAYIIYFRLLSSIGPVKSMTVTFMIPPFGVLWGALLLDEPLSMAHVYGGVLIALALWLVVKPAAVKPVEVNTR, from the coding sequence GTGAGCCCTGTCGATATGTTCCGTATGTTGTCGCTGGCAGCCATCTGGGGCGCGAGTTTTCTGTTCATGCGTGTGATTGCGCCGGTGATCGGCTCGATCCCGACGGCGTTCTTTCGCGTGTCGATCGCCGCCGCCGGGCTGCTGGTGATTCTTGGCCTGATGCGCATCAGCTGGGATTTCAAAGGCAAACTGAAAACCGTAATGCTGCTCGGCGTTATCAATTCCGGACTGCCGGCAACGCTCTATTCAGTCGCCGCGCAAGTGCTGCCCGCCGGCTACTCGGCGATTTTCAACGCCACCACGCCGTTGATGGGTGTGCTGATCGGCGCGTTGTTTTTCAGTGAGAAACTCACCATCGCCAAGTTCAGCGGCGTCTTTCTCGGTCTGGTCGGCGTCGGCGTGCTGACCCGTGCCGGTCCCGTTGCGTTCGACCTGCAACTGCTGATGGGCGCCCTCGCCTGCCTGCTGGCGACCACCTGCTACGGTTTTGCCGGGTTTTTGGCGCGGCGCTGGCTGGATCAGGCCGGCGGACTCGATCCGCGACTGTCGGCACTGGGCAGCATGCTCGGGGCGACGTTGTTTCTGTTGCCGCTGTTCGGCTACAGCGTCATCACCGCGCCACCGGCCAGTTGGGGCGGCTGGAATGTCTGGCTGTCGCTGCTCGGTCTGGGCCTGGGGTGTACGGCGTTTGCCTACATCATTTACTTCCGCCTGCTCAGCTCGATCGGCCCGGTCAAGTCGATGACCGTGACCTTCATGATCCCGCCGTTCGGTGTGCTGTGGGGGGCATTGCTACTGGATGAGCCGCTATCGATGGCGCATGTGTATGGCGGGGTGTTGATTGCGCTGGCGTTGTGGCTGGTGGTGAAACCTGCTGCGGTAAAACCTGTTGAAGTGAACACCCGGTAG
- a CDS encoding DMT family transporter encodes MFVLSKKTALAATSTSLFVLLWSSGAIFSKWGLAHASPFAFLLIRFAIALCGLALLAPLLKLKLPKGGKPMLYAIATGVVLLGAYQIFYLLALNSKVTPGVMATIMGVQPILTVVLMERQRSASRMFGLALGLAGLIMVVYQGIGLAGMSWAGMLFGLLALASMTLGSIMQKRITDNPLGTLPVQYLAGLLLCAIFVPFQPFHFEHSAGFIVPVLWMGLVVSVLATLLLYRLIARGNLVNVTSLFYLVPAVTAVMDYLIFGNRLAALSVLGMLLIIIGLAFVFRKPL; translated from the coding sequence ATGTTTGTCCTTTCGAAAAAAACCGCGCTCGCGGCGACGTCCACGAGCCTGTTCGTTCTGCTGTGGAGCAGTGGCGCGATCTTCTCCAAATGGGGCCTGGCCCACGCTTCACCGTTTGCCTTTCTGCTGATTCGCTTCGCGATTGCCTTGTGCGGGCTGGCGCTGCTGGCACCGTTGCTCAAGCTGAAGTTGCCCAAGGGCGGCAAGCCGATGCTCTACGCGATTGCCACGGGCGTGGTGTTGCTGGGGGCCTATCAGATTTTTTATCTGCTGGCCCTGAACAGCAAAGTCACGCCGGGGGTGATGGCAACCATCATGGGCGTACAGCCAATCCTGACCGTGGTGTTGATGGAGCGGCAGCGTTCGGCGAGCCGGATGTTCGGTCTGGCGCTGGGGCTGGCCGGGCTGATCATGGTGGTTTACCAGGGCATCGGCCTGGCCGGGATGTCGTGGGCAGGGATGCTTTTCGGTTTGCTGGCGCTGGCGAGCATGACGCTGGGTTCGATCATGCAGAAACGCATCACCGACAATCCGCTCGGTACGCTGCCGGTGCAGTACCTGGCGGGACTGTTGTTGTGCGCGATCTTCGTGCCGTTCCAGCCGTTCCACTTTGAACACAGCGCGGGTTTCATCGTGCCGGTGTTGTGGATGGGACTGGTGGTCTCGGTGCTGGCGACCCTGTTGCTGTATCGGCTGATCGCGCGGGGCAATCTGGTGAATGTCACCAGTCTGTTCTATCTGGTGCCGGCGGTGACGGCGGTGATGGATTACCTGATTTTCGGCAATCGCCTGGCGGCGTTAAGCGTGCTGGGCATGCTGTTGATCATCATCGGCCTGGCATTCGTATTCCGTAAACCCCTGTAG
- a CDS encoding aspartyl/asparaginyl beta-hydroxylase domain-containing protein produces the protein MTFSFAAKAFVLLLFLGSTLYVHLRGKARLPVLRQFVNHSALFAPYNALMYMFSGVPSKPYLDRSKFPELDVLRDNWETIRDEAMHLFDEGYIRAAEKNNDAGFGSFFKKGWKRFYLKWYDKPLPSAQTLCPKTVALVSAIPNVKGAMFALLPGGSHLNPHRDPFAGSLRYHLGLSTPNSDDCRIFVDGQVYAWRDGEDVMFDETYVHWVKNETEKTRVILFCDVERPLSNRFMTRINRSISAWLGRATAPQNLDDERVGGINQAYAWSKNFSDKFSGVVKQWKRRHPKAYRVMRPVLAVLVLTLLGYWLFG, from the coding sequence ATGACCTTTTCGTTTGCCGCCAAGGCGTTTGTGCTGTTGCTGTTTCTGGGCAGCACGCTCTATGTGCATTTGCGCGGCAAGGCGCGTTTGCCGGTCCTGCGTCAGTTCGTCAATCATTCGGCGCTGTTCGCGCCGTACAACGCCTTGATGTACATGTTCTCCGGCGTGCCGTCGAAACCGTATCTGGATCGCAGCAAGTTCCCGGAACTGGATGTCCTGCGCGATAACTGGGAAACCATTCGCGACGAAGCCATGCACCTCTTCGACGAGGGCTACATTCGCGCCGCCGAAAAGAACAACGACGCCGGTTTTGGCTCGTTCTTCAAGAAGGGCTGGAAGCGTTTCTACCTCAAGTGGTACGACAAACCGCTGCCCTCGGCGCAAACCCTGTGCCCGAAAACCGTGGCACTGGTCAGTGCGATTCCCAATGTAAAAGGCGCGATGTTCGCGCTGCTGCCGGGCGGCAGCCATCTCAACCCGCACCGCGACCCGTTTGCCGGCTCGCTGCGTTATCACCTGGGTTTGTCGACACCAAACTCCGACGACTGCCGGATTTTCGTTGACGGCCAGGTCTACGCCTGGCGTGACGGCGAAGACGTGATGTTCGACGAGACTTACGTGCACTGGGTCAAGAACGAAACCGAAAAGACCCGCGTCATCCTGTTCTGCGACGTCGAGCGTCCGTTGAGCAACCGCTTCATGACCCGCATCAACCGCTCGATCAGCGCCTGGCTCGGCCGCGCAACTGCGCCGCAGAACCTCGATGATGAGCGTGTTGGCGGGATCAATCAGGCTTACGCCTGGAGCAAGAATTTCAGCGACAAGTTCAGTGGCGTGGTCAAACAGTGGAAACGCCGCCATCCCAAGGCCTACCGCGTGATGCGTCCGGTGCTGGCGGTGCTGGTCTTGACGTTGTTGGGCTATTGGCTGTTTGGCTGA
- the cysK gene encoding cysteine synthase A, translating into MSRIFADNAHSIGNTPLVQINRIAPRGVTILAKIEGRNPGYSVKCRIGANMIWDAESSGKLKPGMTIVEPTSGNTGIGLAFVAAARGYKLMLTMPASMSIERRKVLKALGAELVLTEPAKGMKGAIEKAAEIVASDSAKYFMPAQFDNPANPAIHEKTTGPEIWNDTDGAVDVLVAGVGTGGTITGVSRYIKNTQGKPILSVAVEPVSSPVITQALAGEEIKPSPHKIQGIGAGFVPKNLDLSMVDRVELVTDEESKAMALRLMQEEGILCGISCGAAMAVAVRLAETPEMQGKTIVVILPDSGERYLSSMLFSDLFTEQETQQ; encoded by the coding sequence ATGAGCCGCATTTTCGCTGACAACGCCCATTCCATCGGCAATACGCCGTTGGTGCAGATCAACCGCATTGCGCCGCGTGGCGTGACCATCCTCGCCAAGATCGAAGGGCGCAACCCCGGTTATTCGGTCAAGTGCCGGATTGGCGCGAACATGATCTGGGACGCCGAAAGCAGCGGCAAGCTCAAACCGGGCATGACCATCGTTGAGCCAACCTCGGGCAACACCGGTATCGGTCTGGCCTTCGTCGCCGCCGCCCGTGGTTACAAACTGATGCTGACGATGCCGGCTTCGATGAGTATCGAGCGGCGCAAGGTGTTGAAAGCGTTGGGCGCCGAACTGGTGCTGACCGAACCGGCCAAAGGCATGAAAGGCGCGATCGAGAAGGCTGCGGAGATTGTCGCGAGCGACAGCGCCAAATACTTCATGCCCGCGCAGTTCGATAACCCGGCCAACCCGGCGATTCATGAAAAAACCACCGGTCCGGAAATCTGGAACGACACCGACGGCGCTGTCGACGTGTTGGTGGCGGGTGTCGGCACCGGCGGAACCATCACTGGCGTTTCGCGGTATATCAAGAATACCCAGGGCAAACCGATTCTTTCCGTGGCCGTGGAGCCGGTGTCCTCTCCGGTGATCACCCAGGCGCTGGCCGGTGAAGAGATCAAGCCCAGCCCGCACAAGATTCAGGGCATTGGTGCCGGTTTTGTACCGAAAAACCTTGATCTGTCGATGGTTGACCGGGTTGAGTTAGTGACTGACGAAGAATCCAAAGCCATGGCCCTGCGCCTGATGCAGGAAGAAGGCATTCTGTGCGGGATTTCCTGTGGCGCAGCGATGGCCGTGGCCGTGCGTCTGGCCGAAACCCCGGAAATGCAGGGCAAGACCATCGTGGTGATTCTGCCGGACTCAGGCGAACGGTATTTGTCGAGCATGCTGTTCAGCGATCTGTTCACCGAGCAGGAGACCCAGCAATAA
- a CDS encoding DUF748 domain-containing protein, whose product MKRRYSWPLWTLAGIVVLLIALHIALPYVVRDYLNDKLANMGDYRGQITDVDLALWRGAYKINGLKIVKVDGKVPVPFVNAPLIDLAVSWHSLWYDHAVVAQVKFFNPEVNFVDGGANKQNSQTGKGTDWRAQLGKLLPITLDEVQIHEGKISFRNFNSKPPVNMNATNVEASIYNLTNVVDKQGKRDARFEGKALLLGHAPLETTATFDPLSNFEDFEFRLRAKDIELKSMNDFASAYGKFDFNAGHGDVVIEAQAKKAQVSGYIKPLLRDVEVFNWQQDVENKNKSIFRSVWEALVGGTETVLKNQAKNQFATKVELSGNVHQQNISAFEAFLQILRNGFVQAFNARYERPKPDAG is encoded by the coding sequence ATGAAGCGTCGCTACAGTTGGCCATTGTGGACTCTCGCAGGAATCGTCGTGCTGCTGATCGCGCTGCACATCGCCCTGCCCTACGTGGTGCGCGATTACCTCAACGACAAACTGGCCAACATGGGCGACTACCGTGGGCAGATCACCGATGTGGATCTGGCTTTATGGCGCGGGGCTTACAAGATCAACGGGCTGAAGATCGTCAAAGTCGACGGCAAGGTGCCGGTACCGTTCGTCAATGCGCCGCTGATTGATCTGGCGGTCAGTTGGCATTCGCTGTGGTACGACCATGCGGTGGTGGCACAGGTGAAATTCTTCAATCCTGAGGTGAATTTCGTCGATGGCGGCGCCAACAAGCAAAACTCCCAGACCGGTAAAGGCACCGACTGGCGTGCGCAACTGGGCAAGTTACTGCCGATCACCCTCGACGAAGTGCAGATTCATGAGGGCAAGATCAGCTTCCGTAATTTCAACTCGAAACCGCCGGTCAACATGAACGCCACGAACGTCGAGGCCAGCATCTACAACCTGACTAACGTCGTCGATAAACAGGGCAAACGCGATGCCCGTTTCGAGGGTAAAGCTCTGCTGCTCGGCCACGCACCGCTGGAAACCACCGCCACGTTTGACCCGCTGAGCAATTTCGAAGACTTCGAATTCCGTCTGCGCGCCAAGGACATCGAACTCAAAAGCATGAACGACTTCGCTTCAGCCTATGGCAAGTTCGACTTCAACGCCGGCCACGGTGATGTGGTGATCGAAGCCCAAGCCAAAAAAGCGCAAGTCAGCGGTTACATCAAGCCGCTACTGCGCGACGTTGAGGTGTTCAACTGGCAGCAGGACGTGGAAAACAAGAACAAGAGCATCTTCCGCTCGGTCTGGGAGGCGCTGGTGGGCGGCACCGAAACCGTGCTGAAGAACCAGGCAAAAAACCAGTTCGCCACCAAGGTCGAACTCAGCGGCAACGTCCATCAGCAAAATATCAGCGCGTTCGAAGCGTTTTTGCAGATATTGCGTAATGGCTTTGTTCAGGCATTCAATGCGCGGTATGAACGGCCGAAGCCGGATGCGGGTTAG
- a CDS encoding helix-turn-helix domain-containing protein, whose amino-acid sequence MLSMKRPRLSAVQALSDFRLALTFIDGQELTLYLGEDIQAYPGLKPLLDPEVFATVTMDDEGWTVEWLEPDIQIGADTLYMDALAQNAADENTRIFIDWRARTGLSLNQAAEALGVSARSISRYSNGREAVPRSLALACLGWDSLQQNSTLAAEASGRYIVNRKT is encoded by the coding sequence ATGTTATCCATGAAAAGGCCTCGTCTGTCGGCTGTGCAAGCACTGTCAGATTTTCGATTGGCACTGACCTTTATTGATGGTCAGGAACTGACACTTTATCTCGGCGAGGATATTCAAGCTTATCCAGGTCTGAAACCTTTGCTCGATCCCGAAGTGTTTGCCACTGTGACAATGGACGATGAGGGCTGGACTGTAGAATGGCTTGAACCTGATATACAGATTGGCGCAGACACGCTTTATATGGATGCGCTGGCTCAAAACGCAGCCGATGAGAACACCCGTATTTTTATTGATTGGCGCGCCCGAACGGGGCTGTCTCTTAATCAGGCTGCCGAGGCACTGGGTGTCAGCGCCCGCAGCATCAGTCGCTACAGCAATGGACGTGAGGCAGTGCCACGTTCGCTGGCGCTGGCTTGTCTGGGCTGGGATTCACTGCAACAAAACTCAACTTTGGCAGCAGAGGCGTCTGGTCGCTATATCGTCAACCGCAAAACCTAA
- a CDS encoding DUF4160 domain-containing protein — protein MTTKYRFRDKYRIQLREKDHPPPHVHLIGGGVDVMLSLETVEVMTGKAPPLIIKEALMWVAAHQVQQLEDWKRCYP, from the coding sequence ATGACGACTAAATACCGATTTCGCGACAAATACCGCATTCAGTTGCGCGAGAAGGATCACCCTCCGCCCCATGTCCACCTGATCGGTGGAGGCGTGGATGTGATGCTGAGTCTGGAGACCGTTGAAGTGATGACGGGCAAGGCGCCGCCCCTGATTATCAAGGAAGCGCTGATGTGGGTCGCGGCTCATCAAGTGCAACAGTTGGAGGACTGGAAACGATGTTATCCATGA
- a CDS encoding AAA family ATPase yields the protein MKFEGTQAYVATDDLKLAVNAAITLERPLLVKGEPGTGKTMLAEQLAESFNAKLITWHIKSTTKAHQGLYEYDAVSRLRDSQLGTEKVHDVRNYLKKGKLWEAFESEERVILLIDEIDKADIEFPNDLLQELDKMEFYVYEIDETIKAKKRPIIIITSNNEKELPDAFLRRCFFHYIAFPDRPTLQKIVDVHYPDIKKDLVSEALDVFFDVRKVPGLKKKPSTSELVDWLKLLMADNIGEAVLRERDPTKAIPPLAGALVKNEQDVQLLERLAFMSRRGTR from the coding sequence ATGAAGTTCGAAGGCACCCAGGCCTACGTCGCCACCGATGACCTGAAGCTGGCGGTCAACGCCGCCATCACCCTGGAGCGGCCGCTGCTGGTCAAGGGCGAGCCGGGCACCGGCAAGACCATGCTCGCCGAGCAACTGGCCGAATCGTTCAATGCCAAACTGATCACCTGGCACATCAAGTCCACCACCAAGGCGCATCAGGGCCTCTACGAGTACGATGCGGTCAGCCGTCTGCGCGACTCGCAGCTGGGCACTGAAAAAGTCCACGACGTGCGTAACTACCTGAAGAAAGGCAAGCTCTGGGAGGCTTTCGAGTCCGAGGAGCGGGTCATTCTGCTGATCGACGAGATCGACAAGGCCGACATCGAGTTTCCCAACGACTTGCTGCAAGAACTCGACAAGATGGAGTTCTACGTTTACGAGATCGACGAGACCATCAAGGCCAAGAAACGCCCGATCATCATCATTACCTCCAACAACGAGAAAGAGCTGCCGGACGCTTTCCTGCGCCGCTGCTTCTTCCACTACATCGCCTTCCCGGATCGCCCGACCCTGCAGAAAATCGTCGACGTGCACTACCCGGACATCAAGAAGGATCTGGTCAGCGAAGCGCTGGACGTGTTCTTCGATGTGCGCAAGGTGCCGGGCCTGAAGAAGAAGCCGTCGACCTCGGAACTGGTCGACTGGCTGAAGCTGCTGATGGCCGACAACATCGGTGAAGCGGTGTTGCGCGAACGCGATCCGACCAAGGCCATCCCGCCACTGGCCGGTGCTTTGGTGAAGAATGAACAGGACGTGCAACTGCTTGAGCGCCTGGCGTTCATGAGCCGTCGCGGCACGCGCTAA
- a CDS encoding vWA domain-containing protein: MLLNLFNEMRAAKVPVSVRELLDLINALKQRVTFADMDEFYYLSRAILVKDERHFDKFDRAFGAYFNGLEKLDDHLQALIPEDWLRKEFERSLSDEERAQIQSLGGLDKLIEEFKKRLEEQKERHAGGNKWIGTGGTSPFGSGGFNPEGIRVGDAGKRQGKAVKVWDQREYKNLDDSVELGTRNIKVALRRLRKFARQGAAEELDIDGTIDHTARDAGLLNIQMRPERRNTVKLLLLFDIGGSMDAHVKICEELFSACKTEFKHLEYFYFHNFVYESVWKNNMRRTSERTSTQDLLHKYGADYKVIFIGDAAMAPYEITQAGGSVEHWNEEPGYVWMQRFMEKYKKLIWINPYPKDTWGYTSSTNIVRDLIEDQMYPLTLRGLEEGMRFLSK; this comes from the coding sequence ATGTTGCTCAACCTGTTCAATGAAATGCGTGCAGCCAAGGTGCCGGTGTCGGTGCGCGAGCTGCTCGACCTGATCAACGCGCTGAAACAGCGCGTGACCTTCGCCGACATGGACGAGTTCTACTACTTGTCGCGGGCGATTCTGGTGAAGGACGAACGCCATTTCGACAAGTTCGACCGCGCGTTCGGTGCCTACTTCAATGGCCTCGAAAAGCTCGACGATCACTTGCAGGCACTGATTCCCGAAGACTGGCTGCGCAAGGAATTCGAGCGCTCGCTGAGCGACGAAGAGCGCGCGCAAATCCAGTCCCTCGGCGGTCTCGACAAACTGATCGAAGAGTTCAAGAAGCGTCTGGAAGAACAGAAGGAACGTCACGCCGGCGGCAACAAATGGATCGGTACTGGCGGCACCAGCCCGTTCGGTTCTGGTGGTTTCAACCCGGAAGGCATTCGGGTTGGCGATGCCGGAAAACGTCAGGGCAAAGCGGTGAAAGTCTGGGATCAGCGCGAGTACAAGAACCTCGACGATTCGGTGGAACTGGGCACGCGCAACATCAAGGTTGCGCTGCGTCGCCTGCGCAAATTCGCTCGCCAGGGCGCGGCGGAAGAACTCGACATCGACGGCACCATCGACCACACCGCGCGCGACGCCGGCTTGCTGAATATCCAGATGCGCCCGGAGCGGCGCAATACGGTGAAGCTGTTGTTGCTGTTCGACATCGGCGGTTCGATGGACGCGCACGTGAAGATCTGCGAGGAGCTGTTCTCGGCCTGCAAGACCGAGTTCAAGCATCTGGAGTACTTCTACTTCCACAACTTCGTTTACGAATCGGTGTGGAAGAACAACATGCGCCGCACCTCCGAGCGCACTTCGACCCAGGATCTGCTGCACAAATACGGTGCCGACTATAAGGTGATTTTCATTGGTGATGCCGCCATGGCGCCGTATGAAATCACCCAGGCCGGCGGCAGCGTCGAGCACTGGAACGAAGAACCGGGTTATGTGTGGATGCAGCGTTTCATGGAGAAGTACAAGAAACTCATCTGGATCAACCCGTATCCGAAAGATACCTGGGGGTATACCTCGTCGACCAATATCGTGCGGGACTTGATCGAGGATCAGATGTATCCATTGACGTTGCGCGGGCTTGAGGAAGGGATGCGGTTTTTGTCCAAGTGA